A region from the Bactrocera dorsalis isolate Fly_Bdor chromosome 1, ASM2337382v1, whole genome shotgun sequence genome encodes:
- the LOC115065939 gene encoding uncharacterized protein LOC115065939, with protein sequence MHYLSQFIIITSITLATPLYTSSWQHAYKCDLNGIAPRCCVDVSKIIPFLDNTVCLVEDTTLGDPHRYSILLDDFPVCTVYRSGPCIHDAEVCILMRPRVYVCQTSFTIIFKNRAAEWCFSAYLKIFNIKMYKYPKLCGYFAEHYFLMPRAIEDLLIDLGY encoded by the exons ATGCATTACTTATCCCAATTCATCATCATTACTTCCATTACATTGGCAACTCCACTCTACACCTCAAGCTGGCAGCATGCTTACAAATGCGACTTAAATGGCATTGCGCCGCGTTGCTGCGTGGACGTCAGCAAAATAATACCCTTCTTGGATAACACCG TCTGTTTAGTTGAGGACACAACCTTGGGTGATCCGCATCGCTACTCTATTCTACTAGATGATTTCCCTGTTTGCACAGTCTATCGTTCGGGTCCATGCATACATGATGCTGAAGTCTGTATACTAATGCGCCCGCGCGTCTATGTTTGTCAAACATCATTCACGATCATTTTCAAAAATCGCGCCGCGGAATGGTGTTTCTCCGCGTATTTGAAAATCTTCAATatcaaaatgtataaatatccCAAACTTTGCGGTTATTTTGCTGAGCACTATTTTCTAATGCCACGTGCCATTGAGGATTTGTTGATCGATTTGGGTTATTAA